A single Cyclopterus lumpus isolate fCycLum1 chromosome 3, fCycLum1.pri, whole genome shotgun sequence DNA region contains:
- the lingo1b gene encoding leucine-rich repeat and immunoglobulin-like domain-containing nogo receptor-interacting protein 1-B produces MSPQVSSRMVLGEAGGHSYLVACWQPILILMLGTVLSGSTTGCPSRCDCNGQERSVACHRRRLAALPEGIPTETKMLDLSKNRLKTLGNEEFIDYPQLEELQLNENTISSIEPGAFGNLMNLRTLGLRNNQLKLIQLGVFTGLTNLTQLDISENKIVILLDYMFQELYNLRALEVGDNDLVFISPRSFHGLSNLESLNIEGCNLPSVPTDALSHLHNLLSLRLRYLNVTVMRDYSFKRLYRLRVLEISQMPALDTMTGKCLFGLNLTSLSITNCNLTAIPYQAISHLRYLRFLNLSFNPIHTVEGNKLYNLQKLQAFHLAGGRVADIEPYSFRGLNHLRVLNVSSNSLSTLEESVFHSVGNLETLALYDNPLACDCRLLWVFRRRWRLNFNRQQPMCASPEVVQGKEFKDFPDILPSDYFICQKSKIMDYKVKESHVDEGTTVHFTCQAEGDPIPVIMWLSPKKDYITTKTAGSRLSVSSEGTLEVRYAQIQDNGTYLCIASNAAGNDTKAAHLFVHSYSPNWPHQPNKTFAFISNQPSDEGANVTRASVPFPFDVKTLIIATTMGFISFLGVVLFCLVILFLWSRAKHNVKSSIEVEYVPPRKEEPEEASPTEAPVQFNMKIM; encoded by the coding sequence atgtctccacaggtaaGCAGTAGGATGGTGttgggggaggcgggggggcACAGCTACTTGGTGGCATGCTGGCAGCCCATCCTGATCCTGATGCTGGGCACCGTCCTGTCCGGATCCACCACCGGTTGCCCCTCGCGGTGCGACTGCAACGGTCAGGAGCGCTCGGTCGCGTGCCACCGACGGAGACTGGCGGCGCTCCCCGAGGGCATACCCACGGAAACGAAGATGCTGGACCTGAGCAAGAACCGCCTGAAGACTCTGGGGAACGAGGAGTTCATCGATTACcctcagctggaggagctgcagctcaACGAGAACACCATTTCGTCCATCGAGCCCGGGGCTTTCGGCAACCTCATGAACCTTCGAACTCTAGGTTTGCGCAACAACCAGCTCAAGCTCATTCAGCTGGGGGTGTTCACAGGCCTGACCAACCTCACCCAGCTGGATATAAGCGAGAACAAAATTGTCATTCTGCTCGACTACATGTTCCAGGAGCTGTACAACCTGAGGGCGCTGGAGGTGGGCGACAACGACCTCGTATTCATCTCACCCCGATCATTTCACGGCCTCAGCAACCTTGAAAGCCTCAACATTGAGGGATGCAATCTGCCCTCGGTGCCCACGGATGCCCTCAGCCATCTGCATAACCTGCTGTCACTTCGATTGCGCTATCTCAACGTCACCGTCATGAGGGATTACTCCTTTAAGAGGCTGTACCGGCTCAGAGTGCTGGAGATTTCCCAAATGCCTGCGCTGGATACCATGACCGGAAAATGCTTGTTTGGGCTCAACCTCACATCGTTGTCCATCACAAACTGCAATCTTACTGCCATCCCCTACCAAGCCATCAGTCACCTGAGATATCTCCGCTTTCTGAATCTATCGTTCAATCCCATTCACACCGTGGAAGGGAACAAATTGTACAATCTACAGAAGCTCCAAGCTTTTCATTTGGCCGGTGGGAGGGTGGCTGACATTGAGCCCTACTCTTTCCGAGGACTGAACCACCTCCGTGTACTCAATGTATCCAGCAATAGCCTGAGCACCCTGGAGGAGTCTGTCTTCCACTCAGTGGGGAACCTGGAGACACTGGCGTTGTACGACAACCCGTTGGCCTGCGACTGTCGCTTGCTCTGGGTCTTCCGCCGGCGGTGGAGGCTCAACTTTAACAGACAGCAGCCCATGTGCGCTTCGCCCGAGGTTGTTCAAGGAAAAGAGTTCAAGGACTTCCCAGACATTCTCCCTTCCGACTATTTCATCTGCCAGAAATCAAAGATCATGGATTATAAGGTCAAAGAGAGCCATGTGGATGAAGGGACTACCGTTCATTTCACTTGCCAAGCTGAGGGTGATCCgatccctgtgataatgtggcTTTCCCCTAAGAAGGACTACATCACGACCAAAACCGCGGGGTCAAGACTTTCTGTGTCTAGCGAGGGCACATTGGAGGTCCGTTACGCCCAGATCCAAGACAACGGCACCTACTTGTGCATTGCAAGCAATGCAGCGGGCAACGACACCAAAGCTGCTCACCTTTTTGTGCATAGCTACTCCCCCAATTGGCCCCACCAGCCAAACAAGACATTTGCCTTCATCTCCAACCAGCCCAGCGACGAAGGTGCCAATGTGACCCGGGCCTCGGTTCCATTTCCATTCGACGTGAAGACCCTCATCATCGCAACCACCATGGGATTTATCTCTTTCCTCGGAGTCGTCCTCTTCTGTCTTGTAATATTGTTCCTCTGGAGTCGAGCGAAACACAACGTAAAGTCAAGTATAGAGGTTGAATATGTGCCGCCACGTaaagaggagccagaggaggCCAGTCCAACTGAGGCACCCGTACAATTCAACATGAAAATCATGTGA